From a region of the Zingiber officinale cultivar Zhangliang chromosome 4B, Zo_v1.1, whole genome shotgun sequence genome:
- the LOC121978436 gene encoding CDPK-related kinase 3-like encodes MTTPISIEDIRREVKILKALSNHNNLVKFYDACEDALNVYVVMELCEGGELLERILSRGGRYSEEDAKAIVIKILSVIAFCHLQGVVHRDLKPENFLFTTRDENAQMKLIDFGLSNFVKPGEHCLVAWSSYAIQSLTEDQLFYLRSQFKLLAPNGEGHISFDNFRMTLLQNATEAMKESKVIDILIVLEPLSYRKMDFEEFCVAAISPHHLEALDVWEQMTSTTFEHFEREGNRAITVKELAQPRAVAFGSGYNHSGVYVCPLELGLMW; translated from the exons ATGACAACACCAATATCAATTGAAGACATTCGTAGAGAGGTCAAAATCCTCAAAGCCTTGTCCAACCATAATAATCTTGTCAAATTTTATGATGCATGTGAGGATGCACTTAACGTCTACGTAGTCATGGA ATTATGTGAAGGTGGAGAATTATTAGAAAGAATTTTATCCAG AGGTGGAAGGTACTCAGAGGAGGATGCAAAAGCTATAGTTATTAAAATACTGAGTGTAATCGCCTTTTGTCATCTTCAAGGTGTTGTGCATCGTGATTTAAAGCCAGAG AATTTTCTTTTCACCACCAGAGATGAAAATGCTCAGATGAAGTTGATTGATTTTGGCCTTTCCAATTTTGTTAAACCAGGTGAGCATTGTTTAGTGGCATGGTCTAGTT ATGCTATCCAAAGCCTAACAGAGGATCAGCTGTTTTATCTAAGATCACAGTTTAAGCTGCTAGCACCAAATGGAGAAGGTCACATATCGTTCGACAACTTTCGAATG ACCCTATTGCAAAATGCAACCGAGGCAATGAAGGAGAGTAAGGTTATTGATATCTTAATTGTG TTGGAGCCACTCTCGTACAGAAAGATGGACTTTGAAGAATTCTGTGTTGCTGCAATCAGTCCCCATCACCTCGAGGCCTTGGATGTGTGGGAACAAATGACAAGTACGACTTTTGAGCACTTCGAGCGGGAGGGGAACCGAGCCATCACCGTTAAGGAGCTAGCTCAG